In Eschrichtius robustus isolate mEscRob2 chromosome 2, mEscRob2.pri, whole genome shotgun sequence, a single window of DNA contains:
- the RPL37 gene encoding large ribosomal subunit protein eL37, with protein MTKGTSSFGKRRNKTHTLCRRCGSKAYHLQKSTCGKCGYPAKRKRKYNWSAKAKRRNTTGTGRMRHLKIVYRRFRHGFREGTTPKPKRAAVAASSSS; from the exons ATG ACGAAGGGAACGTCCTCGTTTGGAAAGCGTCGGAATAAGACGCACACGTTGTGCCGCCGCTGTGGCTCTAAGGCCTACCACCTTCAGAAGTCGACCTGCGGTAAATGTGGCTACCCTGCCAAGCGGAAGAGGAAGT ATAACTGGAGTGCTAAAGCTAAAAGACGAAATACCACCGGGACTGGTCGAATGAGGCACCTAAAAATTGTATACCGCAGATTCAG GCATGGATTCCGTGAAGGAACAACACCTAAACCCAAGAGGGCAGCTGTTGCAGCATCCAGTTCATCTTAA